The Anabaena sp. WA102 genome contains a region encoding:
- a CDS encoding FAD binding domain-containing protein, whose amino-acid sequence MNNFTYIRATTVKDAVNRAVADQNAMFIGGGTNLVDRLKAFVDEPSQLIDISRLQMQKIEKMANGSLRLGALVTNTAVADHTDIRRDYPMLTRAILSGASQQIRNMATVGGNLLQKTRCPYYYDTAFACNKREPGTGCPAATGINRMHAILAASDQCVAVHPSDMCVALAALDAVVEVEGPQGKRQIPFGDFHRLPGNTPEKDSNLQPGELITSVILPPLAFAKSGVYLKLRDRTSYSFALISVAAALEIAGEKIKDARLAMGGVAHKPWQAVEAEKFLIGKPADISTFTQAANIALQGAKPLAHNGYKIELTKRAIRRALTVSAQGGGIA is encoded by the coding sequence ATGAATAACTTTACTTATATTCGCGCTACCACGGTAAAAGATGCCGTCAACCGAGCCGTTGCTGACCAAAATGCTATGTTTATTGGTGGCGGTACAAATTTAGTTGATCGTCTCAAAGCCTTTGTGGACGAGCCATCACAACTAATTGACATCTCCCGCCTACAGATGCAGAAGATCGAAAAAATGGCTAATGGTAGTCTGCGGTTAGGGGCGTTGGTGACAAATACGGCTGTAGCTGATCATACTGATATTCGCCGTGATTACCCGATGTTAACTAGGGCAATTCTGTCTGGTGCATCTCAACAAATTCGCAATATGGCCACAGTCGGTGGTAATCTCTTACAAAAAACTCGTTGCCCTTATTATTACGATACTGCTTTTGCTTGTAATAAACGTGAGCCAGGAACTGGATGCCCAGCAGCAACGGGGATAAATCGAATGCACGCAATACTCGCTGCAAGTGATCAATGTGTCGCAGTTCATCCTTCTGATATGTGTGTGGCATTGGCGGCTTTAGATGCGGTGGTAGAAGTCGAAGGACCTCAAGGTAAAAGACAAATTCCCTTTGGAGATTTCCATCGCTTGCCAGGAAATACACCAGAAAAAGATAGTAATTTACAGCCAGGAGAATTAATTACTTCTGTGATTTTACCACCTTTAGCTTTTGCGAAATCAGGAGTTTATTTAAAACTGCGCGATCGCACTTCCTATTCTTTTGCTTTAATATCTGTAGCGGCTGCTTTAGAAATTGCTGGGGAAAAAATCAAAGATGCTCGTTTAGCAATGGGTGGAGTTGCCCATAAACCTTGGCAAGCAGTAGAGGCAGAAAAGTTTTTAATTGGTAAACCAGCAGATATTTCCACATTTACCCAAGCGGCAAATATCGCTTTACAGGGAGCAAAACCTTTAGCTCATAACGGTTATAAAATTGAACTAACAAAACGGGCAATTCGTCGCGCTCTCACGGTTTCGGCTCAAGGAGGAGGTATAGCATGA
- a CDS encoding 2Fe-2S iron-sulfur cluster-binding protein, translating into MEQSNQKPGKTSRRGFLGQAFTAAGAAITVPALLNQESAAKETTLGGNGEMNITLNVNGEQRPLSIEPRVTLLDALRERLGLVGSKKGCDHGQCGACTVLIDGERVYSCLSLAVMQEGKKIVTIEGLASGDSLHPMQIAFIDNDGFQCGYCTPGQICASVALLEEVKRGCASAVTSDLQAPPQLAQLSTAEIKERLSGNLCRCSAYNGIVAAVQQAIGQKPPSPMANIITSESQGVPV; encoded by the coding sequence ATGGAACAATCTAACCAGAAACCAGGGAAAACATCCCGACGTGGGTTTCTCGGACAAGCATTCACCGCAGCCGGGGCGGCTATTACTGTTCCTGCATTGCTGAATCAAGAAAGTGCAGCCAAAGAAACTACTCTAGGAGGCAACGGCGAGATGAATATAACACTCAATGTTAATGGTGAGCAACGCCCCCTCAGTATTGAGCCGCGTGTGACTCTCCTGGATGCCCTGCGGGAACGTTTAGGATTAGTTGGTAGTAAAAAAGGCTGTGATCATGGACAGTGCGGCGCGTGTACTGTGCTGATTGATGGTGAACGAGTATATTCTTGTCTTTCTTTGGCAGTCATGCAGGAAGGCAAAAAAATTGTCACCATTGAAGGACTAGCCAGCGGTGATAGTCTCCACCCCATGCAAATAGCCTTTATTGACAACGATGGCTTTCAGTGTGGTTACTGTACACCAGGGCAAATTTGCGCTTCTGTGGCACTACTGGAGGAAGTTAAACGCGGTTGTGCTAGTGCAGTCACCTCCGATTTACAAGCTCCTCCCCAATTAGCTCAACTCTCGACAGCGGAAATTAAAGAACGATTAAGTGGGAATCTTTGTCGGTGCAGTGCTTATAACGGAATTGTCGCCGCAGTTCAACAAGCAATTGGCCAAAAACCTCCTTCGCCAATGGCGAATATCATTACCAGTGAATCCCAGGGAGTGCCAGTATAA
- a CDS encoding type I restriction endonuclease subunit R, EcoR124 family produces MKNGEIDILLVVNMFLTGFDSPRLNTLYVDKNLQFHGLIQAFSRTNRILNDKKSQGNIVCFRNLKKATDEAIALFSNKDAQDTVIVQPYEDYVTQFNQAASELLAITPTIKSVDTLPDEEAQLTFVTKFRELLRLKNVLTTFADFEETDLSLEAQNFEDYKSKYLDIHEKVKRERTSERTSILDDVDFELSLIHRDEINVAYILDLLRRMSKTDPAATQKLQKEILDIMAGEVQLRNKRALIEVFIANNLSQLQPDENVMNAFEEYWITEKAKAFTELCTTENIEHEELSKLINNYAFANRLPREQEIVSSLNFKPKILERKKTIERVSEKIQLFIDTFIEGMGGTV; encoded by the coding sequence GTGAAAAACGGCGAAATTGACATTCTGCTGGTGGTGAATATGTTCTTAACAGGGTTTGATAGTCCTAGATTAAATACCCTATATGTTGATAAAAATCTCCAGTTTCACGGACTGATTCAAGCCTTTTCTCGCACTAATCGGATTCTCAACGATAAAAAATCTCAGGGCAATATTGTTTGTTTTCGGAATCTTAAAAAAGCCACTGATGAAGCGATCGCCCTATTCTCAAATAAGGATGCTCAAGACACAGTAATAGTCCAGCCTTATGAGGACTATGTAACCCAATTCAACCAAGCCGCCAGCGAGCTATTAGCCATCACTCCGACGATCAAAAGTGTAGATACCTTACCCGATGAAGAAGCCCAATTAACCTTCGTTACTAAATTTCGGGAACTACTCCGCCTTAAAAATGTTCTGACTACCTTCGCTGACTTTGAAGAAACCGATCTAAGTCTGGAAGCGCAAAACTTTGAAGACTATAAAAGTAAATATCTCGATATCCATGAAAAAGTAAAAAGAGAACGCACCAGCGAAAGAACTTCGATTCTTGATGATGTAGACTTTGAACTGAGTTTAATTCATCGAGATGAGATTAATGTGGCGTATATTCTCGATTTGTTGAGAAGGATGAGCAAAACAGATCCAGCCGCAACTCAAAAACTCCAAAAAGAAATCCTTGATATTATGGCAGGTGAAGTCCAATTACGCAACAAACGCGCCTTAATTGAAGTATTCATCGCCAATAATCTGTCGCAACTCCAGCCCGATGAAAATGTGATGAATGCCTTTGAAGAATACTGGATAACCGAAAAAGCAAAAGCCTTTACCGAACTTTGTACCACCGAAAATATTGAACATGAAGAGTTATCAAAGCTAATAAATAACTATGCCTTTGCTAACCGTTTACCAAGAGAACAAGAAATAGTCAGTTCACTAAATTTTAAGCCCAAAATTTTAGAACGGAAAAAAACTATTGAGCGCGTTTCCGAAAAAATCCAGTTATTTATTGATACATTTATCGAAGGTATGGGTGGAACTGTTTAG
- a CDS encoding DEAD/DEAH box helicase family protein, with product MLQSKFGSLINNFQEFLLELELYYSLGWRIDMSVPKLRFKEFKGEWEVKKLEELLLFKNGINATKEQYGKGVKFINVMDIINNDFITYKVVFVVDRKDLDYQTAKEFNEFAKGSVDSTTNTKNLIKQLNDRIFPSV from the coding sequence GTGTTACAATCTAAATTTGGTAGTTTAATTAATAATTTCCAAGAATTTTTATTAGAACTTGAGCTTTATTACAGTTTGGGGTGGAGAATAGATATGAGTGTGCCTAAGTTGAGATTTAAAGAGTTTAAAGGGGAATGGGAAGTCAAAAAGTTGGAGGAATTATTATTATTTAAAAACGGAATTAACGCCACCAAAGAACAATATGGAAAAGGCGTAAAATTTATTAATGTCATGGATATTATCAATAATGATTTTATTACTTATAAAGTTGTATTTGTAGTTGACCGTAAAGACCTAGATTACCAAACTGCCAAAGAATTTAATGAATTTGCCAAAGGTAGCGTAGACAGTACCACTAATACCAAGAACCTGATTAAACAACTAAATGACAGGATATTTCCCAGCGTGTGA
- a CDS encoding N-6 DNA methylase, which produces MIYAVLPHGVLFRGAAEGHIRQYVIEQMNYLDAVIGLPANIFYGTSIPTCVLVLKKCRRSPDDILFIDGSQHFDKVKTQNILRPEHIQKIVATYQARNHEDKYSYVATIEEIKNNDYNLNIPRYVDTFEAEDAIDLDAISGQLQAIEEQSQVTDAKIKLFCAELGIKPPF; this is translated from the coding sequence ATGATTTACGCGGTATTGCCTCATGGGGTGTTATTTCGGGGCGCTGCGGAGGGACATATTCGCCAATATGTGATTGAGCAGATGAATTATTTGGATGCGGTGATTGGTTTACCTGCAAATATTTTTTATGGTACGAGTATTCCCACTTGCGTTTTAGTGTTGAAGAAATGTCGAAGAAGTCCTGACGATATTTTGTTTATTGATGGGAGTCAGCATTTTGATAAGGTAAAGACGCAAAATATTCTCCGTCCTGAGCATATTCAGAAGATTGTCGCAACTTATCAGGCTCGCAATCATGAGGATAAATATAGCTATGTGGCGACTATTGAGGAGATTAAAAACAATGATTACAACTTAAATATTCCCCGTTATGTTGATACTTTTGAAGCTGAGGACGCGATTGATTTAGATGCTATTTCTGGTCAACTCCAAGCCATTGAGGAACAAAGTCAAGTCACGGATGCTAAAATTAAATTATTCTGTGCGGAATTAGGGATTAAACCGCCGTTTTAA
- a CDS encoding glycoside hydrolase family 10 protein — MVSTPITFSDIQNHWSRPFIEALAARRIISGYPDGTCRPNNPVTRAEFAAIIASVFSQPVKRAYIPFGDVPDTHWAINAIKKVYESGFLTGYPNKLFGVDESIAKGDALVAMVNGLGIAGQVDLDLVSKLAEIYQDGSLIPYYGINQIGLATRAGWVVNYPNVKILNYKTAATRADVAVMVYQALVYLGKAEKIPSDYIVVPPTIPKPTTSNTVKVNHRREFRGAWVATVWNSDWPSKPGLSVEQQKAELVAIIKQLQALNFNALVLQVRPEGDAVYASELEPWSAWITGTQGKAPSPFYDPLEFAIAQCHQRNIELHAWFNPYRARANSQVPNVRPHIAVTNPEVVYQWGSQLWMDPGAKIVQDRAYNVIIDVVRRYDLDAIHLDDYFYPYPISGKPFPDDKTYGAYKASGGKLSLEDWRRENVNQMVLRLSQGIKATKPHVKFGISPFGIYRSGEPAGIVGLDAYNVLYADSKKWLQQGWIDYIAPQLYWRTDQTKQGYQTLLKWWTEINTKQRHVYAGNNLGQLDGKEWKNSEIAKQIQISRNLAGNLSLGNIFFSMTGIQENRQGIADQFKTDYPTPALVPTMSWQSSITPPPPKNLKFMDGKLNWEAGGNQPVRSWTLYSQNNNNWIIQRILSAGTTFATVPPGTYAVCAVDRLGNESAGVMITVT; from the coding sequence ATGGTATCTACTCCCATAACATTCTCCGATATTCAAAATCATTGGTCCCGACCATTTATAGAAGCTTTAGCAGCACGGCGAATTATCAGCGGTTATCCTGATGGAACTTGTCGCCCCAATAACCCTGTAACTCGCGCTGAATTTGCTGCCATTATCGCTTCAGTTTTTTCCCAACCAGTTAAACGTGCATATATCCCTTTTGGAGATGTTCCTGATACACATTGGGCGATAAATGCGATTAAGAAAGTTTATGAAAGTGGATTTTTAACAGGTTATCCGAACAAGCTGTTTGGGGTAGATGAAAGTATTGCTAAGGGTGATGCTTTAGTCGCAATGGTCAATGGTTTGGGAATTGCTGGTCAAGTTGACCTGGATTTAGTGAGTAAACTGGCAGAAATTTATCAAGATGGATCTTTAATTCCTTACTATGGAATTAATCAAATAGGTTTGGCGACCCGTGCTGGTTGGGTGGTGAATTATCCCAACGTCAAAATACTAAATTATAAAACAGCCGCTACTCGTGCAGATGTGGCAGTGATGGTTTATCAGGCTTTAGTGTATTTGGGAAAAGCGGAAAAAATTCCTTCTGATTATATTGTTGTTCCCCCAACCATACCTAAACCGACAACCTCCAATACTGTTAAAGTAAATCATCGGCGAGAATTTCGAGGTGCTTGGGTTGCGACTGTGTGGAATAGTGATTGGCCTTCTAAGCCAGGACTGTCTGTGGAACAGCAAAAAGCGGAATTGGTGGCGATTATTAAACAGTTACAAGCTTTGAATTTCAACGCTTTAGTTTTGCAAGTCAGACCGGAAGGTGATGCTGTATATGCTTCTGAGTTAGAACCTTGGAGTGCTTGGATTACGGGAACCCAGGGAAAAGCACCAAGTCCATTTTATGATCCTTTGGAATTTGCGATCGCCCAATGTCATCAACGCAATATTGAATTACACGCCTGGTTTAACCCTTACCGCGCTAGAGCTAACAGTCAAGTTCCTAACGTTCGTCCCCACATTGCCGTGACAAATCCCGAAGTTGTTTATCAATGGGGTAGTCAACTATGGATGGACCCCGGTGCAAAAATCGTTCAAGACAGAGCATACAACGTCATTATTGATGTTGTCCGCCGTTATGATTTAGATGCGATTCATTTAGATGATTATTTTTACCCCTACCCCATATCTGGTAAACCTTTTCCCGATGATAAAACCTACGGAGCTTATAAAGCCAGTGGCGGTAAACTGAGTTTAGAAGATTGGCGACGGGAAAACGTCAATCAAATGGTATTGCGACTTTCCCAAGGAATCAAAGCCACCAAACCTCATGTGAAATTTGGAATTAGTCCTTTTGGTATTTATCGTTCTGGAGAACCTGCGGGAATTGTCGGGTTAGATGCCTATAATGTTCTCTATGCAGATTCTAAAAAATGGTTACAGCAAGGCTGGATAGATTATATTGCTCCTCAACTTTACTGGCGGACTGACCAAACTAAACAAGGTTATCAAACTTTGCTGAAATGGTGGACAGAAATTAATACCAAACAGCGTCATGTCTATGCAGGTAACAATCTCGGACAATTAGATGGGAAGGAATGGAAAAACAGCGAAATTGCCAAGCAGATTCAGATTTCTCGGAATTTAGCAGGTAATTTATCCTTGGGTAATATCTTTTTCAGCATGACTGGCATTCAAGAAAATCGTCAAGGCATTGCTGACCAATTTAAAACCGATTATCCCACACCTGCCTTAGTTCCCACTATGTCATGGCAAAGTTCCATCACGCCACCACCTCCCAAAAACCTCAAGTTTATGGATGGAAAATTAAATTGGGAAGCAGGAGGTAATCAACCTGTGCGTTCTTGGACTCTATATTCGCAAAATAACAATAATTGGATAATTCAACGCATTTTATCCGCTGGTACTACCTTTGCGACAGTTCCACCGGGAACTTATGCAGTCTGTGCTGTGGATAGATTAGGGAATGAAAGTGCAGGTGTGATGATTACTGTAACTTGA
- a CDS encoding Nif11-like leader peptide family natural product precursor, with product MSLENVKSFYKHLADNEAFRDQIKAAENKEECSRIVKEAGFDFTLEEYEEYTYQLLESANSEDEIQDLGEKELAAVFGGITGITSRIRPLYGVVWPPVHQIYGVVIGDIFELKN from the coding sequence ATGTCTTTAGAAAATGTCAAATCTTTCTACAAACATCTGGCAGATAATGAAGCTTTCCGTGATCAAATCAAAGCTGCTGAGAATAAAGAAGAGTGTAGCCGAATAGTTAAAGAAGCGGGCTTTGATTTCACTTTAGAAGAATACGAAGAATATACTTATCAACTTTTAGAATCAGCTAATTCTGAAGATGAAATTCAAGATTTAGGTGAAAAAGAATTAGCAGCCGTTTTTGGTGGAATAACTGGAATAACTTCAAGAATTCGACCATTATATGGAGTTGTATGGCCACCTGTACATCAGATATATGGAGTTGTTATAGGTGACATTTTTGAACTGAAAAATTAA
- a CDS encoding nif11-class peptide radical SAM maturase 3 codes for MTYRRISYAVWETTLKCNLACQHCGSRAGHTRTNELSTAEALNLVQQMAEVGITEVTIIGGEAFLRPDWLEIAQAITKAGMICGMTTGGYGITLETAHRMKAAGIQVVSVSVDGLEATHDRIRGKQGSWKWAFQTMSNLKEAGIPFGCNTQINRLSAPEFPQIYEHLRDAGIFAWQIQLTVPMGNAADNSEILLQPYELLDVYPMIARVAKRAKQEGVQVQPGNNIGYYGPYERLLRGGDAWSFWQGCSAGLSALGIEADGAIKGCPSLPTTAYTGGNIRDHSLRTIIEETEELRFNLGAGTPKGTEHLWGFCKTCEFAELCRGGCSWTAHVFFDKRGNNPYCHHRALTQEKNGIRERVFIQRQANGNPFDNGEFALIEESINTPWIENDPLHFTAELIQWPKEWEKEAELGKSLVNSH; via the coding sequence ATGACTTATCGCCGAATTAGCTATGCAGTGTGGGAAACTACCCTTAAATGTAATCTAGCTTGTCAACATTGTGGTTCTCGCGCTGGACATACCAGGACAAATGAACTTTCTACAGCAGAAGCTCTTAACTTAGTCCAGCAAATGGCCGAAGTAGGAATTACAGAAGTTACTATTATTGGAGGTGAAGCATTTCTTCGTCCCGATTGGTTAGAAATTGCCCAAGCAATCACTAAAGCTGGTATGATTTGTGGTATGACCACCGGGGGTTATGGTATCACCTTAGAGACAGCCCACCGCATGAAAGCAGCAGGGATTCAAGTAGTTTCTGTGTCCGTTGATGGTTTAGAAGCTACCCATGACCGAATTCGGGGTAAACAAGGCTCATGGAAATGGGCATTTCAGACCATGAGTAACCTCAAAGAAGCGGGTATTCCCTTTGGTTGTAATACTCAAATTAATCGGCTCTCAGCCCCAGAATTTCCCCAAATTTACGAACATCTCCGCGACGCGGGTATTTTCGCTTGGCAAATTCAATTAACCGTACCTATGGGGAATGCAGCGGATAATAGCGAGATTTTATTACAACCTTATGAACTTTTGGATGTATATCCAATGATTGCTCGTGTTGCAAAACGAGCCAAGCAGGAAGGTGTACAGGTGCAACCGGGAAATAATATTGGCTACTACGGACCCTATGAGCGATTATTGCGCGGGGGGGATGCGTGGTCATTTTGGCAGGGATGTAGCGCCGGACTCTCGGCTTTAGGTATTGAAGCGGACGGTGCTATCAAAGGTTGCCCATCTTTACCGACAACAGCTTATACAGGAGGTAATATCCGCGACCATTCACTGCGAACAATTATTGAAGAAACAGAGGAACTGAGATTTAATCTTGGTGCTGGTACTCCCAAGGGAACAGAACACCTATGGGGTTTCTGCAAAACTTGTGAATTTGCGGAACTTTGTCGTGGTGGTTGTAGTTGGACAGCCCATGTTTTCTTTGATAAAAGAGGTAATAATCCTTACTGTCATCATCGTGCATTAACTCAAGAAAAAAATGGTATCAGAGAGCGTGTTTTTATCCAACGTCAAGCTAATGGAAATCCCTTTGATAATGGCGAATTTGCACTAATTGAGGAATCTATTAATACCCCTTGGATAGAAAATGACCCACTCCATTTTACTGCTGAGTTAATTCAATGGCCAAAAGAGTGGGAAAAAGAAGCAGAGTTAGGCAAATCTTTAGTTAATTCCCACTAA
- a CDS encoding DUF4351 domain-containing protein — MTNIINKRADFDSPWKEILTAYFPQAMQFFFPETYALINWERPYEFLDKEFQQITREAEQGKRYADQLVKVWQIQGEQLWLLVHVEIQGKKEDNFGQRIFTYNYRIFDSFGQPAISLAILCDTNREWRPSNYGYNYPQTKLNFEFGSIKLLDYEQRWQELENSKNPFATVVMAHLKTQQTRSYPQKRKIWKFSLIRRLYDLGLQEQDIRNLYRFIDWVMILPKPLENQLWSEYKKFEQERTMRYITTGERIGYERGIEEGRQEGRQEGRQEGRQEGERLVILKLLKRRLGELSPETTQRIQSLSVNQLENLSEALLDFSSMADLLNWLQLN, encoded by the coding sequence ATGACCAATATTATTAATAAACGGGCTGATTTTGATAGTCCATGGAAAGAAATTCTCACCGCATATTTTCCCCAAGCAATGCAATTCTTTTTTCCCGAAACCTACGCATTAATTAACTGGGAACGTCCTTATGAATTTCTGGATAAAGAATTTCAACAAATTACCCGTGAAGCCGAACAAGGAAAGAGATATGCTGATCAATTAGTCAAAGTTTGGCAAATTCAGGGTGAACAATTGTGGTTATTAGTCCATGTAGAAATTCAGGGAAAAAAAGAAGATAATTTCGGTCAACGGATATTTACCTACAATTATCGCATTTTTGACAGTTTTGGTCAACCCGCAATCAGCTTGGCGATTTTATGTGACACAAACCGTGAATGGCGACCGAGTAATTACGGTTACAATTATCCCCAGACAAAGTTAAATTTTGAATTTGGTAGCATTAAACTGTTAGATTATGAACAACGGTGGCAAGAGTTAGAAAATAGTAAGAATCCTTTTGCTACAGTGGTTATGGCGCATTTGAAAACCCAGCAAACGCGCTCATATCCCCAAAAACGCAAAATCTGGAAATTCAGTTTAATTCGCAGGTTATACGATTTAGGCTTACAAGAGCAAGATATTCGTAACCTGTATCGCTTTATAGACTGGGTGATGATTTTACCAAAACCATTGGAAAATCAATTGTGGTCGGAGTATAAAAAATTCGAGCAGGAGCGAACTATGAGATATATTACCACTGGTGAGCGCATAGGTTACGAGCGGGGAATAGAAGAAGGTAGACAGGAAGGTAGACAGGAAGGTAGACAGGAAGGTAGACAGGAAGGAGAACGGTTGGTTATTTTAAAACTGCTTAAAAGGCGATTGGGTGAATTATCACCGGAAACAACACAGCGGATTCAATCTCTTTCTGTTAATCAGTTGGAAAATTTAAGCGAGGCTTTACTAGATTTTAGCAGTATGGCGGATTTACTTAATTGGTTGCAATTAAATTAA
- a CDS encoding bacteriocin, whose amino-acid sequence MANIQIADLAQVENQFDELSDLDLEAIIGGWYVSLFWGLIEFGSGSKC is encoded by the coding sequence ATGGCTAATATTCAAATTGCTGATTTAGCACAAGTTGAAAACCAGTTTGATGAATTATCTGATTTAGATTTGGAGGCTATTATTGGAGGTTGGTATGTAAGTTTATTCTGGGGTTTAATTGAATTTGGCTCTGGCTCAAAGTGTTAA
- a CDS encoding peptidylprolyl isomerase: MSEPITITQSDILQQIKLSCKIPELVEQIVSRKVIINAAEEAGIKVEVEELQKAADFLRLTNDMTSANDTWKWLEKHSLSIDDFEDIVYTSVVTGKLSKHLFSDQIEPFFFENQLNYAGVVMYEVVFNDEDLAIELFYAVKEGEMSFYDVAHQYIQDVELRRKGGYLGVLNRRDLKPEISAAVFGAKPPQVIKPIITSKGVHLIFVEEIIQPELNDKLRQQIVSDLLLSWIKKQVNQTEINVNFE, translated from the coding sequence ATGTCCGAACCTATCACCATTACCCAATCAGATATTTTACAACAAATTAAATTATCCTGTAAAATACCTGAGTTAGTTGAGCAAATTGTCAGCCGAAAAGTGATTATAAATGCTGCGGAAGAAGCGGGGATAAAAGTAGAAGTTGAAGAATTACAAAAAGCAGCGGATTTTCTGCGATTAACTAATGATATGACCAGTGCTAATGACACTTGGAAATGGTTAGAAAAACATAGTTTATCTATAGATGATTTTGAAGATATAGTCTATACTAGTGTGGTTACTGGTAAGTTAAGCAAGCATTTATTTTCTGATCAAATCGAACCTTTCTTCTTTGAAAATCAGCTAAATTATGCTGGTGTGGTCATGTATGAAGTTGTATTTAATGATGAAGATCTAGCAATAGAACTTTTTTATGCAGTCAAAGAAGGAGAAATGAGTTTTTATGATGTAGCTCACCAATATATTCAAGATGTAGAATTACGTCGTAAAGGGGGATATTTAGGAGTATTAAATCGTCGGGATTTAAAGCCAGAAATATCTGCTGCTGTCTTTGGTGCGAAACCCCCACAGGTAATTAAACCGATAATTACTTCTAAAGGGGTACATTTAATTTTTGTTGAGGAGATTATTCAGCCGGAATTGAATGATAAATTGCGACAGCAAATTGTCAGCGATTTACTATTAAGTTGGATTAAAAAACAGGTTAATCAAACAGAGATTAATGTGAATTTCGAGTGA